ggctgtgctcagagctgtgcccaaaCTTCTCCATTGATTCTCCcttttggaggagagcaggatggcaggacacaggccacctcctccagccacccaTGGGACACAAACAGCTTCAAGAGCGGCGTCCTCGTGAGCCCGCTGCCCTCTCCCAACACCGTTATTCCCCCCGTGCCACAAAGATTGGTATCCACCTCGAGAGACCCGTGGTGGGAACGGGAGCTGGTCCCAGATGGTGTTGGTGCCTCTGCAGAACGGGTGCTTCCCGCAGACCATCTGGTagagcaggatgcccagggaccAGATCGTGGCCGCCTCGCCGCGGTAGCGTTTGAAGCAGATCCACTCTGGCGGGCTGTATGACGGTGTTCCTACGGAATACAGACAGAGTTCATCAGGTggatgctgcctgctcccagagcctcacCCCAGCATCCCTGGCAATGTGGGGCCTGCCCCAGTGGCACACGCTGTGCCCCACTGCCTTCTCACCGGCCCCTGACTCTTGGTTACAAACTTGGGGTTGGAGAAGAAGCCACTGGTGTCCAAGAGGGCAGCAGAAGCCCTGGCAAGGCCCAACCATTACatgcaagggaaaaacccaGCCAGTGGTGAGGAAAAGCCATGCCTTCTCCCCGCCCCACTGCACTGCCCCCAACAATTCATCATAAGCCAAGGCAAACAAGGCGAGTGGAGCAGCCCAAGCCCTTCCTCACCTGCACACCAAGCCAGCTGGTGCACAGTTCTGACCCCCTTCTCTGCTACCCTCACGGGGGTTTTGGTCAGGCtggctcccccctgccccacacccagcccagaacagggtgggtggcacaggctgTCAGCAAGGCCAGGGCCCGTCTCACAatcaccccccagccccatccaaaaGCAACTTGGCTGAAGAACTAATCCTATTCCCCCTCAGCAAAAGGGGCAATCTCTGGTGCCACACCCGGGCATGGCCATGCGGTGCCCGGCACCAGGAGCATCCCCCGGCTGTGGGCTCACCTGCAAACTGGGTGTAGACGGTGTCCTGAAGGAAGGTGGCACATCCAAAGTCAAGGAGCTTCGCCTCGCCAGTGGCCAGGTCGAGGAGGATGTTCTGGGGCTTGATGTCCCGGTGCAGGACGCCGCAGCTGGTGCAGTGCCGCACGGCCTTCAGCACCTGGCGGAACAGCCCCCACGCCATCTCCTCCGGCAGGAACCTCCACACCGTGATTACGCGAGAGAGGTCCCGAGAGCGCTCCGGACGCTCCATCACCAACAAGAAACTGTTGGGGAGCTCGAAccactccaggagctggatGACACCACGAAAGCCATTGGACACCTTGTCCAGCAGCACGATCTCCAGGGGTGCCAGGGTGCCGTCGGGCTGCGGGGGGACCACGGAGTCGTCAGTGGGGCTGATGCCGTGCCTGTCTGCCTGCTacccctctgccagccctggatGCTCCCCGTCCCCCACCGACCCCACGGCCACTCTCCCTCCAGGTGTCCCGGCGGCTTCCACCCTGCCGGGCCTCGGCTCgtccccgcccgtcccgccccgctttCTGCCGCTGGCCCCGCTCGCTCACCAGCTCGCCCCAGCGCCGGATGAGATCCCGGGGCACGGCTTTGATGGCCACCTGCAAGCCAAGGGGAAGGGCGGGTTGAGctcgccgcccgtcccgctctcctcctcctcctcctcctcctcctcctcctcctcctgcactcaCCGGGGCTCCGTCCGCCAGGCGGGTCCCCGCGTAGACGCGGCCGAAGCCGCCGCTGCCCAGCAGCGAACCCAGCCGGTAGCGCTTCTGCAGGGGCCCCTTCGCCTTCCGCGCGGGCGAGACGTGGCCGTCAGCGTTCGggccggggcccggcacggcccccgaGCGCCCCTCGagcggcccgggccgggcttcCCCACCCgcagcgggcagcggcggcggagCTCTGCCCGGGGAACCCGCcgaggaggcggcagcggccgcggcgcccgcgtcccccgccggccccggcaggcGCCGGGCTCGAGCCGGGCGGAGCCAAGGGGCGGCGAGGCCGAGCCCGCCCCacagcccgtcccacagcccgtcccacagcccatcccacagcccgtcccacagcccatcccacagcccgtcccacagcccgCCCCAAAACCCGCCCCAAAACCCGCCCCACAGCCCGTCCCTCAGCCCGCCCCacagcccgtcccacagcccgTCCCTCAGCCCGTCCCTCAGCCCGCCCCacagcccgtcccacagcccgTCCCTCAGCCCGCCCCacagcccgtcccacagcccgCCCCAAAACCCGCCCCACAGCCCGCCCCACAGCCCGCCCCACAGGAGCGCCCAGCAGCGCCACAGCCGGCGCGCCGGGAGCCGGGCGAGGGCGGGACCGCGCCGGGCCGCCCAGGGCCGgggacggggcggccccgcccggcagAGGGGAACGGCCGGGGCCATGGCCCGGGCcggcaaggggaggggggaccgggAACGGGACAGGGACACCAGGACAGGGGCaccgggacagggacaccgggagagggacaccgggagagggacactgggacagtgggacaccgggagagggagaggaggaagaagagcaagaGCAGGAGAAAGACCGAGAGCTCGTCTCTAGagtcgctgctgctgccgccgctgctgctgccgaagCGCCGGGGCCGTTGGTCCGTTCGTCGGTTCGTCCGTTTGTCCAGTTGTCCGTTCCCCGTTGGCCCCCGCGcgccccgggggcagccccggctgGAGTCACggagctccccttcctcccgcaCCCATGCCGAGACCACGGGCTTTTTTAGCTGCTTCACTTTATTTTGACTTCTTTGCTGGCAAGTTTGCAACTTCCCGCCGCTGCTCGGACCCCATCCCGCCCGCTCGGCCCGCGCTGCTGTCGCTTCCTCCCAGGCCAGCCGGGGTCTGGACTTGCCCCTGAAGTTTGGGAAGGGGTTTGCTCAGTGAGGAGCCCCGGCACGTCCGGCCagcgccaggcagagccagccccgggggagggcagagcaggacgatcggcaggggaaatgcagccctttggggtcagcgctgctccccgaccacaccagggctgttcctgttttcctgccctCTTAGAGGGGAAAACCGGCGACTGCAGAGAGgattaaaaagaagagaataaGAAGACTATTCTTGCTGCCATTTGGATGCCAGTCCATCCTAATAAATGCAGGCTTAATTTGGAATGGACACGATGtagcagctttttcagcaccCAATATTTAACAGCTCCCTTCAGGGGACAGtggaaaaagggggggagaacgggagaaaagggggggctgggacctccaaactgagcagggaaggggctgagaCTCTGAAACCGAGCAGGGTAGAGGGGAAGAAACAGCCCCAAACCGAGCcagggagggagctgaggactgtgaggatgatgagaaaggggtgggagaggggagaaaaggggtgttggacagtgggcagagggacagagggaggggggTTCCCATATgggtcccccctgtcccccatcAGTTGGgccctggagcggttccctggggctctgggagggggcagatccGCACTGGGAATGTCCACTGCTTCTGTAACCCTTTCTGTGCTTGCTCTGGTCACGATTCTCCACAGGtcctgtggggcagaggggggtgggaaaggggggtccggggtggccccctgagctcccaacctgctgtggggacagagggctgctgggggagcaccccctgacccgtgtccctgcacacacagggctgtTCCAGTTCCTGGGAAATTAGCTCATCCATATTCATTGCACATTTTTACATCTTCCCGAGCTACCCCAGAGTGGGCGGTGTTCCATGTAAATCTCGGGACGCGCCTTCTGGCGCCTGCGCActtctctctgctgttcctcTCGGGTGGTCGCAGGGGATGAAGGCTCAAAGTCTTCCTCTCCCGCTCGCCCGCTGCCTGGGCGAGACCGCCCGCTGATTGACTGTGGGGGTCTCTCTGGAGGCGGGGAGCGCGCAGAGCGCCATGTTGGCTGGGGGGAAGTGatggaggaggcggcggcgggtgCACTGCACTGTgagtggaaaggctggagggctcgggagggtttagcggaggggttcgggggttcccgaggggcAGAGCGCGGGGCCTTGGAGCCCTCTTGGGGGCTGCGGGGCTCGGGGGCTTTTCCaacgccctggctgcactgcgcaggcgcgccggcggAGAGCTCATAAAAGAACTACAACTCCCATGAGGCCCCGCATCACGTGCTGGACCCGCCATTTCTTTTCGGGCCACAGcgcccctgccggcccggcggaccgacctcagggaaaggggatcctgATGCCCGCCCTGAACCCCAGAGACCGCgaaactcagcacacagagatccTACAGGGAGGGttcagcagtggggttcagggggtcccccagcccccaggggagggggcctggtggtgccccccaaagtccAGGGTcgagatgtaccacatctgggtaaggggatcccagtgtccccagtacaacccagtgacctcccagtgactctcagtacggcccagtaaccccctcagtgaccatccagtgcatcccagtgacctcccactgcctcccAGTGTGGCCCAatgatcctccagtgagcacccagaAACCCCCAGTgtggcccagtaacctcccagtgtccccccgtgtgtcctggtaatcccccaggaACTCCTCAGTCAtctgccagtgtcccccagtgtgccccagttcacctccagtccctcccagtgtcccccagtgtgccccagttcacctccagtccctcccagtgtcccccagtgtgccccagttcccccccagtccctcccagtgccccctggttccccccagtgtgtcccagtatcccccagtaatgaCCCAGTGCCCCGCAAAGcccccaaactgtccccaacATGTCCCCAAATGCCCCCAAATTGCTACTAGGCAACCCACTTTTATGCTTAAAGTTTGAATCTCTCCTATGTGCCAACCTGTCAACactaatttttaaactttcctAGACATTGGAggggaaatgtttaaaaaatgcatctttttttccACCGCCAGCTGAGTCCTGAATATTTCATGTCACTAGGGACAGTTTCACAAAGGTGCAGAAGGAGGGTTTGATGTCCaattgaagagctgagttcaaGGACTGTGGATGCATTTTTGTGGTGCTGGTTGAGCAGCCTGGGTCCATGAGAGTGATGTCAGACAAAATCACTTTGCTCCTGCAGGATTCTGTGTGTGGAATGTGTCAAACGTGGTGGTTCTGGCAGGATAAGAAGCTTTGCCTTCATTGCTGTGTCTAAAATGGGGTCTGGGGCTTGTGTAAACTTCAGTGAAATCCCAACTGAATCCCTCAGGCTCCATGAAACCATCCCACCTTCACCCTGCTGGAGTCTGTCCAGGGGCTCTGGTGCTGTGGCACGGTGTCATCCAGGGAGAATTGGAGCAAGAAGGGACTGGGTACAAGGCAGGTTTACAAAGAGTTTTACAAAACTGCCCCCCCTCCACAAAACCTCAGAAAATAAGTTTGTCATGTGTTACCAGAAGAATCACTGCAAACACCCTTTGTGCCACTCTGTGAACACCAAAATCATGGAATTGCCTGGACTTGGACCGTGAGTAAATCAGAGATTGTTTGTAGGAATCCCCAAATTAGAAGAAAATGCAGATCACTCCTCTGTGGTGAAATGTCCTGTGAGCAGGACTGAAATGTGCTGCACACACACGTGTTAGAGCACATCCTGGAAATGTGGGAGATTGGAAAACCGATTTCAGATTTaataacatttcagttttaacagctcatttaaaacttgaataaaaatgtaaatccaaggagtttcctttaaaaaattaattaaaatgttgattttctggggtttttgtAATTCTGTCTTATCTGGGTTTTGTAGAGGACTCGGATATGAATATTCAGTCTGCTGCCTGTGACAGTGCCTGACTTCacttacaatatttttaatggTTATATACTGTTTAATGTCATTCTCATACCTGTGATCTTAGACTTGTGTGATTCTGCTGTTGTTTGTAACAGAGAATTTCCTTTGATTCACTGTGAGAGCTCTCCATGGAATGATGAACATTAGTAATAATATTAATCATTTATAGAGGGCTTTATATGTTGGAAATACAGGATAATCTTTAAAtgagctcagctttgctctcaGATATGTGAGTGAACTCTTCattgatttgaaaaaaattatgacctGACAtgcaatttgtttttattttctagtcTTAGTAGGTGTTTTGGAAagggtttctttatttttgtagggCAGAATATTGTCTGATCTTAGGTTTGAGACCTTAAAAGGTTTGCAGAGGACATGGAGGTTCTGTGGTGTCCCCTGATGGTTTCAGCTGATCAGCTGAATGCTTCCAATCCTTTTACCTGTGAGGGGACTGCAGGCCGTGCTGGAAAGCAGGTGTTACTGCAGGGGACTTTCTGCTCTGTGCAATGAGTTAGCTGATAAACTCCTAAGTGAGCATTTTTCTGGTGAATTCAGAAATTGTTACCAGTGTATCAGAGGCACAAGAATTAACAGTAATGTTTGGAATTTGCAGTTATCCCACAGCTTTTCCAGAAGATCAGTAATTTCTGAGAGCTGGCTCCTGTTTGCAGTATAGAGCagtcagctctgcagctgcagggttgCTTCATGGATTGGTTGGGTTATTTTCCAAGGTTTACAGGTACCATAAACTGTTgccaaaagcaggagaaatgatgaataatatttttttctacccAATAACCAAAATttcttgtgtgtttgtgtgtgtgttattgGTATAAACAGCAACTCTTCTTTTGAGTAGGAGTAAGACTTAGTTCCTAAAGACAGTGAATTGTAGCAGACACAAGGTCTAACATTTGttcttctccccctttcttgttttttcctaaCAGATAATGCTCATTATTCTGTGGTAAATGACACTCAGatgttctgcagcagcaggaaattcAATGTATTGGTACCATTAAAGGCCTGATTCCATTTTCTAACTCCACAGTGCAAGTGAATGCATCCAACAGCCAGGGCAGCTTGATGAGTGATGCTGTAACAATTGTCAGGCCTCCAGGGGGTGAGTgtgaaaaagtgctttttctgtGCCTGGAACAATTCCACAAACACTCTGTTGAACAAAATGTGATTTGTTGTCTCAGCTGAGGACTGGGAGTTCAGAAGAATAGGTTTGCATTAGTAGTTCTCACTACCAAAATTGTTCTTTTTGGCTTCTAATTTGTCACCTGGTTAACTTTAGGAactagagaaagaaaacagttgtATAGTTAACATATTGTGAAGGTGAGAGGTGTATTAtgtatttcatttctttcctgtgaatGGGGGTGTATTCTATCAGAGACAGCTAATCTAGTCCAGAAAAGGACACAATTTAGATGAAGTATaccatttttatatattctcaAGGGTATTcatgcttggggtttttttttgtgttggtttttcttttcattctgtgtAAATCAACTGGACTTTTCAGTACTGTAATTAAAGTCAACCTTATTTATGTGACAAATTAGGTTCTTCTGTTGAAGGAATTCTACAATAAAATGACATTGAAATTCCTGGTGAAAACCTACAGAAGACATCTGAAAAATCACACTGTGAATTTTCTCTTTAGAACCATTTCCCAGATATATGTAAGTACAGGAATTGGATCCATTTTTATGTTACTTTACTCCTGTGGTTTGCACTGCTTTTCTAAAGAGCtccctttttaatattttttatttttgacaacTCCTGCCCCTACAGTTTTCAGAATAAAAGGGCATTTTCATTAACTGTCAGCAAAGGCAAATGTCTGTGAGTTGTTTGatggttggttggggttttgttgtcatgttattctgtattttctgccCTTGAATGCAGATTATGGAAGTGAGCCTGGTCATCACAAAGCACTTGAGTGAAGGGACAGGGTTTGAAGGTTTGAGCCACTTGGCACAGCTGAGGAAGCTTTGAAGTTCCTCTGCTTGCAATGAACTCTGTGTTCCTCCAGCAGAGTTCTGTCACCCTGTGACATTTTCATCACCTTTCCACattaggaaacaaaaaaaaaagctgaagtggGGGAAAATGAAGGTTCTTTTAAGATCTTGCTGAGGCTGAAATGTAGAGGGAATCAAATCACTGCTTTGTTCCCGTCTTTAGCTGGGGACAAAACCAGAGATGATCTTTCTTAAACATGATAGACataaaagtgcttttgcttTATTGCTGGTTCCAGTTACAGTTAAAAATTACTCTGTGGGATTTTTCTCTGAGGTTTCAAAAAAGATctgaaatggaattttaaaaatttgaaattttatatCTGAATTCTTGAAACCCTttgcataattaaaatatttttccttcctataGCTTGTTTCCAAGCAAACATCAGCTTGGCTACCACATAAAAGGGGATATCCTTGTGCTGTAAGGTGTGGAAAATGTAAATACCTGCAAAATTGTGAGACAATGAGACACAAAGGTCACTGaaactggagagagaaaaggagagagaaagggaagataCAGCAGTTTATTCTTTTCCATAGTAATGGTACTTGCCAAACATACCCTAATGTCTGAGATTTCTGATGttgtttgttggcttttttactGTCATCAGAGGAGTGAATATGACCTTTATGCAAAGTAAGCCAAGAGTACAagtttttttcaaactaaaaataacCTCTGAATTTTCAACTTGtgttaaagaaacctttttgcAGAGTTCTCTGCTGTCTTGCCATAGAATTGAAGTGAGGGAATAAAAAGGTACCCAAATACATCAGTCATGCCAAAGCCAAGGAAATCAAGATTTGGCCTTCTACCTGCATTTCAGAGAGAAACTGTCACAACTGTCTCCCAAATAACTTGGATAGAAGACAAAAGGAAACTGGACTTGAGTTCAGTTCATGTTCCTCTCAGGAGATGTCTTTCCTGACACCGTCCCTGCTCTTCTGCACTCCCAGGCAGCACTGGGACTTCGTTTTTCAGGGTGAtttgctccctcccagcccagtcTGCAGCCACTTGGCATTTCTGTGTGATCAGAAGTTCTGCTCAGCTTTACTGAACGAGTGAGAAGCAGAACTGGCACACAAACCCTCAGTGGTCTGTGGTGTATTAATCAGTAAAATTCTCCCAGTTTTAAGCAGACAGTTTTGCTATTTATCACAGCAAATAAAGTAAGGAAGAATTAGTCAAAATGGAGCAATGCTTGTAATTCTTCTGCATatctctaaaatatttctttgtgtgaCTTCTCTTTCATCACTTAATATTTGTGTCTCAgttgtttgccttttctgtgaCTGTTTCAGAACGAGggcttttctgttcttgtctTCCCAGCTCATAACTTTTATTCCTAGGATCAACTCTCTTCTCACATTTTtaagaaagcagatttttatgATGTGGTAAGGATTACTGAACACAGTAGGAGTGAAGTCTTGCCAGAGATTTCATTACTACTTCCTTACATTTACATCCTACATTTATAGCACTGTGttggcttttaaatttattcctaAAGTTGTCTAgactttagagaaaaaaaagaaagaaaaaacaagaaaaaatgagaaaaaaaaaacaaaccaaaagaaagaacaaagaaaaaagagaaaaaaagaaaaaagaaaaaggaaaaaggggactaaataaagaagaaagaaagaaaaaggagaaaaaaaaagaagatagaaAAACTAAAAACCAAACTCGTCCTATCGAGTCCCGCTGCAAGGACTCCAACTCCCACAATGCCCCGCGCGGGAcgggggcgggcaggggccgtggccgcgcgctgattggctgcggcgcgGGTCAGTCCAGGCGGTGCGCGCGCGGAGCGAGCGCCATTTTGTCCGCGTGGCCGCGATGGcggaggaggcggcggggcggccTCTGCGCTGAACTGTGAGAGCtggcgggggggcggcgagagcggggctctggggatcccctcgggggctgcggggagcgcggctgtgggtggaaaggctggagggctcgggagggcttaGCGGAGAAGTTCCGGAGTTCCCGGGGACGTTTTGAGCGGTCCCGGAGGGGATTCAGTGTCTTAaggggactcaggggggaggttgaaggtccctgaaaggttttggggggctctgaTGGGGGTTTcggtttctgaggagatttggggggtcccaggtgggctttgaGGGTCTGTGAGGAGGTTTGGaggtcctggggggctttgcGGGGACCTTTTcggcagttttggggtctctgggggGTTTAAGGGGTCTCAGACGGTTCTGAGGGTCCgtgagggggattgggggtccctgaatgggcttaGGGGGTCTCagtgggttttgcgggtcactgagagggtttagggggtgctggggagcgatgaggtctctgaggggatttgaggggacctCGAGGAGGTTTCAATGGATCGAGGGgtggatttcaggggttttgaggggattttgtggagtcccctaaagcccagcagtgggttcagGGGGGTCCCTCAGCctccaggggaggggtcctagtgatgccccccaaaatccgtgaggagatgtaccacatctgggtaaggggatcccagtgccctcagtatatcccagtgacttcCCAGTGACCCtttcagtgaccagccagtgtgtcccagtgacctcccactgcttTCAAGTATGAgccagtgatcctccagtgagcacccagtaacccccagtatggcccagtaacctcccagtgtccccttgtgtgtcctggtaatcctccagtaactccccagttctctaCCAGTgaccccagtgtgccccagttctcccccagtccctcccagtgccccatggttccccccagtgtgtctcAGTAccccccagtaatcccccagtgccccccaaatccccccaactgtccccagtgtgtccccagatgcccttggcctttctgtgagcggggggggggggcatttttggtcagagggtccagggggggctcctggggtgagatggagggttggggacatcagggatggggtttgggggcagtggggacagtggggaggggtttggggacagtggaattgggggtgtcgggggggaattggggccatggggaggccctggggacactggagacaccaggAGGGTCTTGGGGTGTCAAGAGgggaattagggacaccaagagggtctgGGGGACACCAAGGGGTCTCAGGATTCACCTGCTTGTGGTGCtgccccttctctcccccccAAGCCCCATTAacccccccaaatgtcccctaacCCCCATTtcccctttaatcccctcccccacTGATCCCTTTGACCCCCAAGACCTCTCTTAACTTCactaaatgcacccaaagcctccccaaaccccccaaatccccatccaaactcctcagatccccccaaatctcccccagcccctccctcaaatcccttccaaccccccccaaagagggatcacccacaccctgggacaggagcacagtgggctgtactgggggcactgggctgtactgggagggcactgggggggctcaggtgtcccacagcaacgtggcccagctccaggagagatctggggagcagtgagggggtactggtctgtactggtttgtactggtctgtcctggtttgtacccccaatccccaaagcccctccccagctcccccaggactctcctgcaccccaaagccccccaggcccccccaggcccctgacttggtcctgctgccccttgagcatctgcagctgctgcagaaccaggcatttcatcagcaaatgtgcagctgacaccaagctgggggtgtgttgatgtgctggaaggcaggagggctctgcagagggacctggcccagctggatccatgggctgattgcaaggggatgagggtcaagcaggccaagggccgggtcctgccctttggccacaagaagctccggcagccccctgggctggggccagagtgtctggagagcaggcaggcagaaagggagctgggagtggggatgggcaggaagctgaacaggaggcagagtgtggccaggtggccaagagggccagtggatggtggcctggctgaggaagagtgtggcagcaggagcagggaagggattgttgggctggactgagcgctggtgaggccacccctggagtgctgtgtccagctctgggccctgagttgaggaaggccctggaggggctggagcaggtgcagagaagagcagcgaggctggggaagggagtggagcacaagtggtgtgaggagaggctgagggagctgggggtgttgaggctggagaagaggaggctcaggggagacctcctgactctctgcaagtccctgccaggagggtgtagccaggtgggggtggggctgttctgccaggcagcagcagtaggacaagagggctgggtctggagctgtgccaggggaggtttaggttggatattgggaagcaattttttgctgagagagtaatgaggccttggaatgggctgggcagggagtgggtggagtccccgtccctggaggtgttgaaggtgagagtggatgtggcctcagtgccatggtctgggaagcacagcggggttggatccagggttggacttgatgatctcggaggtcttttccaacgtggctgattctgtgattctctgattgccattcctgtggcagcacatgcttgaggctccatccccagggggatagagatgtctgtccatatctatctgcaaggttagtctgtaaatgtgtggtgttagaaaagcaggctgagttctgggctggttgtagaaggagaaagaagcccccaggccagtgcaggcaggcagccctcagcttgcacctgatgtcccctccctgcaggttcctgtccttgagcccaggccctgaggtgaggctgagaagtggcgcggaggtgagcccagagctgtccctgaggtgaggctgagaataagtgcaaggcagaggtgctgctgaggaaggagagccccgtggtggggaaggcacaaagctgtgagtgcccatccccgagcaggtgctgtgtccatcccctgtgtgccaggtgagctggggctttgctgcagagctgcgggcgctgatttgagcggctgcaagtgctgagatggtgggcacccaggaacaccaactgtgcctggccacggagcctgcaaggaggagcagagacagccctggcagtgtggggggccaggttgtccctgtgccttcccctgcaggccctggctgtccctgctgggcccctgtccatccccatcaggtccctgcccgtccccccgggctgagctccccccaggaagtgccgtggagctgaagctgctgccatccccccctgcagccg
This Pseudopipra pipra isolate bDixPip1 chromosome W, bDixPip1.hap1, whole genome shotgun sequence DNA region includes the following protein-coding sequences:
- the LOC135406349 gene encoding serine/threonine-protein kinase pim-1-like, yielding MAPAVPLCRAGPPRPRPWAARRGPALARLPARRLWRCWALLWGGLWGGLWGGFWGGLWDGLWGGLRDGLWDGLWGGLRDGLRDGLWDGLWGGLRDGLWGGFWGGFWGGLWDGLWDGLWDGLWDGLWDGLWDGLWGGLGLAAPWLRPARARRLPGPAGDAGAAAAAASSAGSPGRAPPPLPAAGGEARPGPLEGRSGAVPGPGPNADGHVSPARKAKGPLQKRYRLGSLLGSGGFGRVYAGTRLADGAPVAIKAVPRDLIRRWGELPDGTLAPLEIVLLDKVSNGFRGVIQLLEWFELPNSFLLVMERPERSRDLSRVITVWRFLPEEMAWGLFRQVLKAVRHCTSCGVLHRDIKPQNILLDLATGEAKLLDFGCATFLQDTVYTQFAGTPSYSPPEWICFKRYRGEAATIWSLGILLYQMVCGKHPFCRGTNTIWDQLPFPPRVSRGCQHLIRWCLSIRPSDRPSLEDLLCHPWVQGIHLL